TTCTAAAGTTTTAAATAAACTTATTTAAAATTAAACTATATTTCAAAAAAAATTGATGCCATTATCTCCTTCGACTACATCCCTATTGATAATTGCTGGCTTTCATGCGCTGTCTGACCCTCTGCGGATTCAGGTAATAGAATTGTTGCGCTCTCAAGAGTTATGCGTTTGCGAACTCTGCGAACACCTGGGAACTACTCAGTCTAAACTGTCTTTTCATCTGAAAGCACTCAAAGAAGCAGAGT
This portion of the Oculatellaceae cyanobacterium genome encodes:
- a CDS encoding metalloregulator ArsR/SmtB family transcription factor, which codes for MPLSPSTTSLLIIAGFHALSDPLRIQVIELLRSQELCVCELCEHLGTTQSKLSFHLKALKEAELVRSRQQGRWIYYSLNLSQFVVLEQYLSEYRRFSPILPTRVCRDEV